The Pyrus communis chromosome 8, drPyrComm1.1, whole genome shotgun sequence region ATATCAACTATGCGGGCGGATCCCTGACAACATTTTTGTATACACGTTTTTTTGTGGCCGGCCCACTCCGAAATATATTTTAACGATCCAAAATCATCCGAATATGAAACTATATGACAGTTGGATTTCGAGTTTAGGATTTCTTTATAGAATCGTATTcatccattttcttcactacaaatgaatgccttaatggttttggatttgtttaatattttgtaaggatgatctatgaatgatgtttTAAAAGATAAGACGGTTTGGATAGTTAAAATATATTACAGAGTGGGCCATACAAAAACGTATCAAAGTTATTGAAAAATTGGTGACACGGATCGGCTGCCATcaactatatatatgtttgtatgGATGGTATAACTAACCTTGTCGAGGTGAAATTTGCAGGCCTAGTGCATGCACGTTGAGGTTCAGAGCTTGAACCACACGAGAGGGCAGCAGAACGGGAGCACAAGCTGCATGCAAAGCAAGCATTAACAAGGGTATTTCGATTTTCGTCGTTTGATTTTGGTCATTTGAAGACGCTCATTATTCACGTACATACCTTaatcaaaattaagaataatataCCCAAAAAAATGACCAAATTAAAATCGAATCCGAAATTAGGGTTACCTACCTGGTTTTTTACTTCTGATGAAGTGGGTGCCTGCTCGTTGTGGAAGAAAAACGCCAGTGCCACATGACTTTTGACTAGAATCCAGGAAGATGGCTTGCATTCCAGGTCCTCCGGATGACCAATTCACATTGACTTTTGGTCTATGATATGGTCTCATCAAGCTAGATTTCGAATCCTGCAATTCGCACATTATCTTTCAGTCAAACgaattatatatgtatacacgAGTATACAATAGTACTACTGCattcaagctcgagatcgaTATTTCGAGTAAAAAACAACACCAAAAgacttaatttgtttaattaatggctcgtttagaaatgtttttaaaatggccGAAAGCTCTTTTAGAACCAATGACAAGTGAATTCTTGAAAAATACTGTACCGCGTTATGCAATAAGCATATAAATGGTATTTTTTGTAGGAAACACTTTAAACgcttttggaaccaaaaaaatattttctctaaaaacgtttttagtcattttaaataGTCCAAACAAGCCCTTATTAATTTCGATACActaattttgaaatattttactTAATGCCTAAGCCATGTATCGACAATTTTTCGAAGAAACCTTCATAGATTCCTTGATCACAACTCTAAATTAATGACTCCCCCAAAACACTacttcaacaaaaaatttccAACTAGCTTTCTTTTTCTAAGATCAAACTATACCTTAAAGTTAATTAGTTGCATtgttagggaaaaaaaaaagagttaattAGTTGCAAAAATAAGAGGGAGTAAACTAACAATAAAAATGATTAGGTAGACCAGTTTCATAAGACCTAAACGTGACAGTTGAGTAATATATTATGTAGCCTCATGAGTAGGTAATCGTTAATtgtcaaaaatttaaaaaaaattaattttttttttaaaaggtttGTCCCACTAATATTTTCGCATGGGaaatgtttttattatttttatttatggaaaACGACCGACTCAGGAATAAATTTCGTCGGAaaatggtgtttttttttttttttatagtgcTAGGAACCAAAATCTTCAAAATCAATCTTCGAAAGTAATCATTTTCAATTCTCTATCAATGGTACCGTTTGACATTTGTGcaaaaacttttattttgtcgGTTATTAAACTATTTAAGCCTATATGTAAAACCCGTGAATTGCAggaatgaaaaaaatgactaGAGCGAATGAAAGAAACTAATAACCAATTCCGCACACGTCAAAACCTATCCGATCACCATTgatggagagaaaagaaaacgaAAGTGATGGCCGAGAGTACGTACCAATTGATCACAGTGGTAGTGGTGGTGTTTTACATGGAGCCTCGAATACGCCTGCAAATTATAagataaatcaaattttaataaattcgGAACAGTGATGGAAACAAAActagaaaatattaaattctGTATTTGGAGCAAGAAGAGATATCGCTCAATAAAACCATTATCGTTTCGCCGATCaaaaagagagtgaaaaaatatgagagagagagagagagagagagagagagagagagagagagagagagagagagagagagagagagagagagaaaccttTGTGTCACATATTGCTTCATCCAAAACTTGTGACGGCAGCCACAACATTCCTTCTTCGAAACCAACCTCTCCTTCCTCATGAGCAGCCATGGAAATATACAGACAgaaaaacaagagagagaaagagagagagagatagggttTTATTTCActttagagagggagagaggaaggGTTGAGAGTTGTGATTTGAGTTCCAACTTCTAACCTGTAACGCAACTAAATACTCTCCCTcccactccctctctctcctcgcaGGAAACAGAAccaaattttagagagagaaaatcatCATATTTCATAGCCAAATAGGAGTCTTTCACgtggagaaaattaaaaattaaaaattatttatttattttctctgtACTCATCTACAATAATAAAGCGCGTATAAATTTGTTTCCTTATCGGATATTAAAAACACACGTCGTTATTTGACCCTTTGTTTACAACTAGAATTACGGTGGAAACCAGGTTACGTTTTTCCAATTATGTGTGATGTGAAATGTTGGATGTTTGACTtatttagaagtgct contains the following coding sequences:
- the LOC137741384 gene encoding uncharacterized protein, whose amino-acid sequence is MAAHEEGEVGFEEGMLWLPSQVLDEAICDTKAYSRLHVKHHHYHCDQLDSKSSLMRPYHRPKVNVNWSSGGPGMQAIFLDSSQKSCGTGVFLPQRAGTHFIRSKKPACAPVLLPSRVVQALNLNVHALGLQISPRQDSKEHKWKSEDYLVAQNKNGNKDVSSTQCYIISQNPNSSPELFLPKEWTY